Below is a genomic region from Elusimicrobiaceae bacterium.
ATTTTTCAAAGTCAGATTTTTTCAAATAAGCCAACAAGCGTTTGCGTTGTCCGACCAGTTTGTTCAAACCGCGTTCACCCGCAAAATCTTTCGGATTAGCTTTCAAGTGATTGGAAATATAAGCAATACGTTCCGTAATCAGCGCGATTTGTACAGCGGCAGAGCCCGTATCATTGGCGCTGGTTTGGAATTTGCCGATAATGTCTTTTCTTTCTTGCATTGAGAGTACCATCTTATTTTACACTTAGGTTGAAAACTGTAACGACCAAGCGTCCCATCACCTTAGGAAACACCGAGCCGGAGTCCAACCTTCTCCTTATTTTAGTTTTTGTTTTAATTTTTATAGACTACTCGTATATTATAGCAAATAAAAAGCCCCCTTGCGCGTACCAAAATGCAGGGGGCTCTGTTATAAGGAAATTATAGCATTTATTTCATGTATTGCGGGTCACAAGTAATGCCGCGTGAGGCACAGCTGGGAGCATAACTGGGACAATTGTTTCCACAACAACATGAGGTGTCATCATAGGTTGAACGCACATCTGTATTAAACGGATCAAATGACCCACAAGCGAACGCACCTGCATTGGCATAACAAATAGCTCCGTTTTTAAAAGTAGAAGCCCGGCAACTATATCCTGCATTCGCTATACAAAAGCCTCCGTCAAAAGTCGCGCTACGACAGGAATCTATTGCATTACATACTGCGACTCCTTCCTCCCCGACAATTTTATTTGTTCCTACATTCTCAAACCCGCATTGTCCATTTCCCAAATAATCCATGTTTAATGCATCACAACGTGTTTGATCGTCTTTATAACATTTTGTTTTGCTACTGCTCCAGCTACCAGTTGCCGCTCCACAGGTGGCTTTATCCACGGATTGATCTAACAAATATCTCGTATATCCATCATCGGTATTTTTTAAGTATTGTCCTAGTAATAATTTCTCACAAAGTCGGTTTGCTCTTTCGTCTCCGGCAAGTGCTTCACAATGTAGTTGTCCGGCAAATTTCGGGTTATCATCTAAATAGCTGGCCAGCCGTACATTGGGTAGCTTACTGTTCGTAACACGGATGACATTCGGATCTGCCGTATTATTGGGCGTTACCAAGGCAAAGGTTAAATCAGCATTATTCATGGTAACGTCCAAATTAGCCATATTATCTGTATAAGCGCCATTGGTCATTTTAATGGCTTCTTCGGCGTCTTTAATGGCTTTGGCTCCGGGGAGCATTGTACTCCAATGGCTCTTATCTACTGCCCCTTGATACATGGGGATAGCAATAGCACTTAACACTCCGATAATGAGAACTACAATTAATAGTTCTATTAAAGTAAAGGCTTTCTTTGACATTTTTATTCTCCTGTTTAATCATCTTAAAACGCCCGTAATGCAACGTTTAACGACTCAGTGTCTTAAAAACAGCGGCGTCATAAAAAAATGGTAGCAAAAAAAAAAAACAAGTCAAGCCTTTTTTATTTCCCGACGAAAAAACGACCAATCAAGAACACGGCAGGGGCAAAAAGAAAACCCCGCTCGCTTGAGCGGGGTTTTGTAATACTGTTACCTATTATTTATCGCGTAAAGTTAACACTTCATCTATAATGCCATACGCTTTTGCTTCTTCGGCTGACAGATAATAATTTCTTTCGCTGTCTTGGCGAATTTTTTCTTTGGGTTGACCGGTGTGTTTAGCCAAGATGTCTAATAAATGTTCTTTATTATCTCTCAGTTCCCGTGTTTCAATTTCTATATCAGTCACTTGTCCGGAAATTCCGCCTCCCCAAATAAGTGGCTGGTGAATCATAATGCGGGCATGCGGCAAAGCATATCTGCGCCCTTTAGAGCCGGAAGCGAGTAACACTGCTCCGAAGCTCATCGCCTGTCCCATGCAGATGGTGGTAATCGGGGCCTTGATAAATTGCATGGTATCGTAAATAGCTA
It encodes:
- a CDS encoding pilin; the protein is MSKKAFTLIELLIVVLIIGVLSAIAIPMYQGAVDKSHWSTMLPGAKAIKDAEEAIKMTNGAYTDNMANLDVTMNNADLTFALVTPNNTADPNVIRVTNSKLPNVRLASYLDDNPKFAGQLHCEALAGDERANRLCEKLLLGQYLKNTDDGYTRYLLDQSVDKATCGAATGSWSSSKTKCYKDDQTRCDALNMDYLGNGQCGFENVGTNKIVGEEGVAVCNAIDSCRSATFDGGFCIANAGYSCRASTFKNGAICYANAGAFACGSFDPFNTDVRSTYDDTSCCCGNNCPSYAPSCASRGITCDPQYMK
- a CDS encoding ATP-dependent Clp protease proteolytic subunit, which translates into the protein MIIPTIIEKNVGYDIFSRLLKDRIIFVGGREGEVDTASANMIIAQLLYLDAEDSQREINLYINSPGGMVTAGLAIYDTMQFIKAPITTICMGQAMSFGAVLLASGSKGRRYALPHARIMIHQPLIWGGGISGQVTDIEIETRELRDNKEHLLDILAKHTGQPKEKIRQDSERNYYLSAEEAKAYGIIDEVLTLRDK
- the rpsO gene encoding 30S ribosomal protein S15, which gives rise to MVLSMQERKDIIGKFQTSANDTGSAAVQIALITERIAYISNHLKANPKDFAGERGLNKLVGQRKRLLAYLKKSDFEKYQQLTKELKLRK